The window AAATATTTCTATTCATACCTGTAACCAGCCACTACTTTTGAGCATCTAAAGATTAAAGCGTTCATCATTTAACCATTATCAACCTTATGAAACTTTTATTCAACCCTATACAGGCATTCCTACTGTTATATTTATTTGCAGGAGCCTCCTGTGCATCTGTTGATGACTTTCATAATGATCCCTACTGGATAAGAGAATTTTCCATGAATGAACCAGGTAATTTAGAAGTAAAGACCTCAGGTGGAAACATTACTGTGGAGGGCCATGGAGGTAATAAGGTAAGGGTGGAAATGCATGTAAATGCTGGCGGCAGAAGCATTGATTCAACAGATTATAAAGCAGCGGAAGTGCTGGAGAATTATGAGATTGATGTGAGCAAATCAGGCAATACTGTTTATGCCATTGCAAAAGGAAAGAGCAGAGGCTGGTTTGGTAATAACAACACCAGTATTTCATTCAGGGTGTATGTTCCAACAGAGATGGCCTGTGAGCTAAACACCAGTGGAGGCTCTATTACCATTGCAGGGGTGAGCGGCAACCAAAGGGTGCGGACCAGTGGCGGCACGCTGAACATCAAAAATATTGACGGTGATATGGAAGCCAGAACATCTGGTGGCGGTATTAATGTGGAGCAGTACAGAGGTGTGCTGGTGGCTAAGACAAGCGGTGGTACTATTCGTATGGAAGATGCAAAAGGCGATCTGGATGTAAGTACCTCTGGCGGAAGTATCAAACTGGATAATATCTCTGGCAGGGTGCAGGCAAGTACCAGCGGAGGCAGTATCAATGCCAATATTCTAGAGTTAAATCAACTGCTGGCCTTAAAAACCAGCGGAGGCAGCATACATGCCGTAGTACCCAAAGGAGTAGGAATTGATCTTGATCTTAAGGGCAATCGTGTTAACACACAGCTTACCAATTTCGACGGACAGGTTGAAAAAAATAAAATCAGGGGCAGCATGAATGGTGGAGGTATACGAGTGGAAATGTCAACCTCCGGTGGTAATGTAAATCTTGATTATCAATAGTAGTCCTTAAAACCTACCTTGCCGACATTGATAAAACACTAACGAATATTTTATTGAACACTAGTAGCTGAAAAGTTCAATTTCAAGCGGGCAACCAACTGTTAAAGAATGGATGCTCGCTATT of the Flammeovirgaceae bacterium 311 genome contains:
- a CDS encoding hypothetical protein (COG3595 Uncharacterized conserved protein) encodes the protein MKLLFNPIQAFLLLYLFAGASCASVDDFHNDPYWIREFSMNEPGNLEVKTSGGNITVEGHGGNKVRVEMHVNAGGRSIDSTDYKAAEVLENYEIDVSKSGNTVYAIAKGKSRGWFGNNNTSISFRVYVPTEMACELNTSGGSITIAGVSGNQRVRTSGGTLNIKNIDGDMEARTSGGGINVEQYRGVLVAKTSGGTIRMEDAKGDLDVSTSGGSIKLDNISGRVQASTSGGSINANILELNQLLALKTSGGSIHAVVPKGVGIDLDLKGNRVNTQLTNFDGQVEKNKIRGSMNGGGIRVEMSTSGGNVNLDYQ